The Helicobacter canis genomic sequence AATGAGACGCACTAGGCGTGCGTTGCAGTGAGCAAGGCGAAGCACTCCCTGATTTATCGCTCAATACTGAATGCCCCAATAAAAACCCTTTATCTCCCACCGGTCCCCCTGACTCTGGATAAAATGGTGTAGCTTCCAACATCACCCAGCCCTCTTCCCCTGCCTGTAAAGATTCCACGCGCTGAAAGCTAGAATCCAAAAGGGCTAGAATCCTAGACTCCACACTCACACACTCATAGCCTACAAACTCATTCTCGCCAAACTCGCTTAAAAGTGCATTAAAATCACCTTCTTTTGCGCTATCGCCGCTGCCCTTCCAGTGTGCCTTGCTCCGCTCTTTTTGCTCCTGCATACATTTTTCAAAGCCCTGCAAATCTACGCTTAAATCAAGCTCCCTTAGCATATCTTGTGTTAAATCAAGTGGAAAGCCGTAAGTGTCATAAAGCTTGAAAGCAACTTCACCGCTAAAATGCGTTGCATTTGAGCGATAAATCGCGGATTCTGCGGCGAGGGCTTGCTCATTATCGCCTAGATAAATCCCTTCGCCCTCGCCTTGAAAACCACGATTTATCATCTCAACTGCTTCCGCATTATCATTATCTAATTTAGAGATCTTTGAGCTAATTCTTGCTTTTAGTATTTCAATCTCTTTATTAAACAACGCCATCCCCAACTCTATCGTCTCAAAAAACCTCTCTTCCTCTGCCTTGCACTGCTCTTGCAGCGCGTTTTTACGCTCTTGTAAATAGCTATAATGTCCGCCCATAGTATCACACACCACCCCCACCACTTCGTATAAAAACGCCTTTCTTAAGCCTAGCAAATAGCCGTGTCTCACCGCTCGGCGCAAGATTCTCCGCAAGACATAGCCGCGCCCCTCTTTATCAAAATTTACCCCTTGAGCGAGCAGAAAGGCTACGCTTCGAGAGTGGTCGGCGATGACTCTAAAACTTGCTTGAGTCGCATTAGAATCTGCATTTAACATCTCATCATCTCTATAATACTTCTCCCCCGTTATCCCCTCAATACACTCCATAAGCGGTGCAAACAGCGAAGTATCAAAGTTATTAATCTTTCCTTCTTTCAGTGCGATTACTCTCTCTAGCCCCATACCTGTATCAATGCTAGGCTTAGGCAGCGGCTTCAACGCCCCACTAGAATCCCGCTCATACTGCATAAACACAAGATTCCATATTTCTAAAAATCTATCCCCCTCTCCGCCGAAATAATCTTCCTTCCCATTGAAAAACTCCGCCCCTTGATCCACATATATCTCACTGCAAGGTCCGCAAGGTCCTGTATCGCCCATTTGCCAGAAGTTATCCTTATCGCCCATTCTTTTAATGCGACTAGGCTCTATATGCTCGCACCATAGCTCATAGGCTTCATCATCGCTCTCGTGGATTGTTACATACAAAAGGCTCTTATCAAAGCCCAAAATCTCAGTTACAAACTCCCACGCATACGCGATCGCATCTTTTTTAAAATACGCTCCAAAGCTGAAGTTCCCCAGCATTTCAAAAAGTGTGTGATGACGCGCGGTATAGCCGACATTTTCTAGGTCATTATGCTTCCCGCCTGCACGGATACACAGCTGTGAGCTTGTAGCGATATTGGGACTTGGGGCTGGAATCTTGCCTGTGAAAATATCCTTAAACTGCACCATTCCCGCATTGGTAAAAAGCAAACTTGCATCATCTGGGACTAAAGGCATAGAGCTATACACCTTATGCCCCTTTTTTGCAAAAAATTCTAAAAACTTGGCACGAATATCCATAACAACCCTTTATGATAAATTCCTAGCATTGTAGCAAATTCCCCCTTGCGCTCTAGCGAGATATGCCTACAATGCGCCACCTAAGCCATTTGTCCAAGATAGCGTCTAAGTATCTCACACGCGCTTAGAGAATCTAGCACGCCGTTTTTCCTATATGCTTGCCTAGACTCTCTTTTAGCGTGGTGTAAAGACTCTAGCGCGTGCGTGCTAGTAAAATCCTCATCGACATACACCACCTCCCCGCCAAAAGTAAGCAACCCCACAAAATGCTTAATGCGTTTCTGCGTGCTCGTATCTCCTCCTAGCCCTCCGCTTGGCAGCCCTATGACAAGCCTCTCCACACCCATTTGTGCTAGAAGCTCTGCAAGCTCTGTGGCAGCTTGATCGCGATTGCGCCGTATAATTGGCTTTAATGGCAGGATAATGCCTTGCACAATATGCGCTAGCCCTATGCGCTTTAGCCCCACATCACACGCTAGGATTTTAGAGCTTTGACTAGAATCCACTTTTTACTCCACTAATATTATGCGCCGCTAATGATTATGCGCCCATTTTCGCGCGTAATTTTGCCCATAAGCTCATACTCAAGCACCTTTTCCCCAAATCGCGCAAAAGCTTCTTCAAAGGTGGGATTGCTTAGGGCAAATTCTAGCAGCCTATCGCGCTCTTTGGCTTCTTGTGCCTTAAGCCCAAAGCGCGTGGCTAGGGCTTGTGTGAAAGCTTCTATATCGGTGATCGCACTCGCACGCTTTTTAGCTAGCAAATCCTGTGTGCCAAGCGACTCTCCTATGCGGTGAGATAGCACAAATATCGGCTTATCAAGCTTGGTGCAAAGATTCGCACTAGCAAGTGAGCCGCTATATCGATCAGCTTGAGGGATTATGACAATATCGCTCAAAGCTACAATCAAGCGATTTCTATGGAGGAAGTCATATCGCTGGGGGGTGGGATTGCACTCATACTCACTAAGCACAAGTCCCTGCTCTGCGATAGCTTGGATCATCTTGGCATTGCTTGCTGGGTAGAAGCGATCAAGGCTTGTAGGTAGCACGCAAATAGTCTTAGGCAGCGCGGCACTATGGGCGATAATATCCGTGCCTAGCGCACCACCGCTCACAATAATCGCACCGATATTAGCAAGTGAGCTAGCAAGCAAGGTGGTGTAGGTTTGAGTGTAGGTGTTAGGCTTTCTTGTGCCGATTATGGCGATCTTTAGCCTAGGGTCTAAAAGCGCGCTATCCCCTAGGGCAAAGAGCCTAGCAGGCGGATCTGGCAAGATCTGCAAAGAGCGCGGAATATCAATAAGATAAGGCGATACGCTGCTAGGGCTTGGCATTTTATAAGCTAGAGTCTAAATCACTAGAATCTAAAAAATCTTTAGGCTTTTTGCTGGGGTTTTGCTCATTGCCATTCCACTTAATATCGATAAAGCCTTGCTTTTTCTTAGCTTTATCACTTGGGCAGCCAGAGACAAAGGCTTCTACTTCATTTTGCGCACAATCTTGGCTACTCTCATAAGTCTTTGTGGTGGATTTTTCGCTTTTGACTTTGGGCTTTGGCGGCTGGGTGGGCTTGGCTTTTGCTCTTTGCTCATTACTTACGCGCTTAGCTTCTTTAAACATCGTGGTATCAATCTTTGAGGGCTTTGGGATCGGCTCTTTAGTAGGTGGTGTTTGGGCTTGCGCGGTTTGTGGAGCAGAGACTTGGGCTTCTTGAGCTTCTGGGGCTTCTAGGAGAGTCTCTAAAGGCGCAGAGGAGCTAGAATCTGCTTGCAAAGGCTCGTTGCTTGGGGTGTGGTCTAAATACGCATTATGCGGTATTTCGCCACCTTGTGCTGAGTCAAAAAGCCCTGCGATTCCATTGTCCTTTGGGGTAGTATCTGGGGCATTGTCTTTTGGGGCGTTAGTTTGGGCGTTGGGCAGCTGGCTTGGTGTGCTAGGGAGTATGGGGGCTGTAGATTCTGGTGTGTGTGCTAGCGTGCTAGTCTCTGTGGCGGGGGCTTTGGGCGGAGTTTTAGGGAGATTTTGAGCAAGTAGCGTGCGTGCTATAGGGAGATCTTTGATATACACAAGCTCCACTTCTTTGAAGAGACTATGCTTGGCATTTGCTAGGGCTTTAAAGGTGCTTTTATGTGGGTGGCATATCGCTATGGCATAGCCCTTTTTCTTGGCGATTTTTATCGCAAGCTTGAGTTGGTCTGTCGTGTAGCTCACACTTGGCGTGTTATCTAAAAACACATCGCGTGAGAGCAGTGGGCGGCTTGCCTGCTTATAGAGCTTTGGCGCGGCTGTATCAGCACTCGTCCTAGAATCCACAAACTCTATCCCAAACTCCCCTAACACTTGCAAGAGATTTGCCATATCAGGCTCGCTGGCAGTAAATTTGCTACCGGTGTGATTATTGAGAAACATCAGCCTAGGGAACTGCTCTTTGATTGTCGCGATCTGTGCGCGGATCTCATCTTGATTGGAGCCTACTAGAATCCACTTTTGGCGCGAATGCTGTGGATTTTGGGCTTCTAATGGCAAATGCACCATATAAAAAGGCGTAGAAGCCGCAAGCTTTGCCGTATCAGGAGAGTCCGGACTCACAGGGAAAAATGAGGGCGTGATGGGCAGATTAAGCTTTTGCAAGTCATTAAGCTGGCTTTTGTATGCTAGATCGTCCATAATGATAGCAAGCTTTGGCTTTTGCTTTTTGGCTTGCTTCTTGGGCGGGGCGAGTG encodes the following:
- the alaS gene encoding alanine--tRNA ligase, whose translation is MDIRAKFLEFFAKKGHKVYSSMPLVPDDASLLFTNAGMVQFKDIFTGKIPAPSPNIATSSQLCIRAGGKHNDLENVGYTARHHTLFEMLGNFSFGAYFKKDAIAYAWEFVTEILGFDKSLLYVTIHESDDEAYELWCEHIEPSRIKRMGDKDNFWQMGDTGPCGPCSEIYVDQGAEFFNGKEDYFGGEGDRFLEIWNLVFMQYERDSSGALKPLPKPSIDTGMGLERVIALKEGKINNFDTSLFAPLMECIEGITGEKYYRDDEMLNADSNATQASFRVIADHSRSVAFLLAQGVNFDKEGRGYVLRRILRRAVRHGYLLGLRKAFLYEVVGVVCDTMGGHYSYLQERKNALQEQCKAEEERFFETIELGMALFNKEIEILKARISSKISKLDNDNAEAVEMINRGFQGEGEGIYLGDNEQALAAESAIYRSNATHFSGEVAFKLYDTYGFPLDLTQDMLRELDLSVDLQGFEKCMQEQKERSKAHWKGSGDSAKEGDFNALLSEFGENEFVGYECVSVESRILALLDSSFQRVESLQAGEEGWVMLEATPFYPESGGPVGDKGFLLGHSVLSDKSGSASPCSLQRTPSASHSQDSHNPNFSSQSLECQDSSGVESHKVDSSHCETSLGSRGNPQNIIAKVLDTQKYFGLNLSKIHALSPLKAGDLVKAQVDSSRFEIIKHHSATHLLHYALRQILGPHIAQAGSLVEANRLRFDFSHPKALSVNELEQIEALVNSKIAESSPQICETMGIEQAKAKGAMALFGEKYGESVRVISLGDSIELCGGIHIQNTAEIGSFYIVRESSVSSGVRRIEAVCGKAAYHYGKAALESIKSLKEQLKAQDVLQGVAKLQNALKEARDNANKAKQSVKSLDYEEANGTKLIVLKLDSVETKEAKDIIDRAKNENEKVAILLVTESSGKVALTAGVKGVANLKAGAWVKQVAQILGGNGGGRDDFATAGGKITDSNKIQEALDLAKRIAREKLS
- the ruvX gene encoding Holliday junction resolvase RuvX — translated: MDSSQSSKILACDVGLKRIGLAHIVQGIILPLKPIIRRNRDQAATELAELLAQMGVERLVIGLPSGGLGGDTSTQKRIKHFVGLLTFGGEVVYVDEDFTSTHALESLHHAKRESRQAYRKNGVLDSLSACEILRRYLGQMA
- a CDS encoding DNA-processing protein DprA, encoding MPSPSSVSPYLIDIPRSLQILPDPPARLFALGDSALLDPRLKIAIIGTRKPNTYTQTYTTLLASSLANIGAIIVSGGALGTDIIAHSAALPKTICVLPTSLDRFYPASNAKMIQAIAEQGLVLSEYECNPTPQRYDFLHRNRLIVALSDIVIIPQADRYSGSLASANLCTKLDKPIFVLSHRIGESLGTQDLLAKKRASAITDIEAFTQALATRFGLKAQEAKERDRLLEFALSNPTFEEAFARFGEKVLEYELMGKITRENGRIIISGA
- a CDS encoding divergent polysaccharide deacetylase family protein, translating into MNKTKFFKVLQLISSLVIIAVIATGAYFGYGLYKEYKIDQAAKAEHISPSTPDTQAKSSNAESSQESSIDWDKIRANAKNDTKEQVAVQEPVIKTLAPPKKQAKKQKPKLAIIMDDLAYKSQLNDLQKLNLPITPSFFPVSPDSPDTAKLAASTPFYMVHLPLEAQNPQHSRQKWILVGSNQDEIRAQIATIKEQFPRLMFLNNHTGSKFTASEPDMANLLQVLGEFGIEFVDSRTSADTAAPKLYKQASRPLLSRDVFLDNTPSVSYTTDQLKLAIKIAKKKGYAIAICHPHKSTFKALANAKHSLFKEVELVYIKDLPIARTLLAQNLPKTPPKAPATETSTLAHTPESTAPILPSTPSQLPNAQTNAPKDNAPDTTPKDNGIAGLFDSAQGGEIPHNAYLDHTPSNEPLQADSSSSAPLETLLEAPEAQEAQVSAPQTAQAQTPPTKEPIPKPSKIDTTMFKEAKRVSNEQRAKAKPTQPPKPKVKSEKSTTKTYESSQDCAQNEVEAFVSGCPSDKAKKKQGFIDIKWNGNEQNPSKKPKDFLDSSDLDSSL